From Streptomyces sp. NBC_01551:
GCGGGAGGACTGCCGGCTGGTGGCGGTGGTCAACAGCACCCAGGACTTCTGGAGGCAGGAGTTCCAAAAGCGCGGGGGCCAGTACCGCCCGGCGTCGACGGTCTTCTTCACCGGCCGCGTGAACACCGCCTGCGGGGCGGCCACCTCGGCGGTCGGGCCCTTCTACTGCCCCGTCGACCGGCAGGTCTACCTGGACCTGGGCTTCTTCGACGAGCTGCGGACCAAGTTCGGGGCGAGCGGCGGGCCCTTCGCCCAGGCGTACGTCGTCGCCCACGAGTACGGGCACCACATCCAGAATCTGCTCGGCACACTCCAGAAGGCCCAGGACGGACAGCAGGGCGCCAACAGCAACGCGGTCAAGGTCGAGCTCCAGGCCGACTGCTACGCCGGGGTGTGGGCGCACAACGCGACGCGGACCCCGGACGAGTCCACGGGCAAGCCGCTGATCACCCAGCTGACCGACCAGGACATCCGTGACGGCCTGGACGCGGCGGCCGCGGTCGGCGACGACCGGATCCAGGAGAAGTTCCAGGGCCGGGTCACCCCGGAGTCCTGGACGCACGGCTCGGCGGAGCAGCGCCAGCAGTGGTTCTACCAGGGGTACCGCACCGGCGACATGGCCCAGTGCAACACCTTCCGCTGACTGTCAGCGGCACCTGCCATGCTGTGTCGTGGGTCACAGTCACGTACTCACGAGAGGGGAGTGAGCGTCATGGCAGGCGTTCCGACCATCTATCCGACGCTGGTCTTCGCCGACGCGAAGGCGGCGATCAAGCTGCTGACCGAGGCGTTCGGATTCACCCAGGTCGCGGTCTACGAGGGTGATGACGGCTCCGTGGTGCACGCGGAGCTCTCGTACGGCAACGGCATGGTGATGCTGGGCAGCAAGGGCAGGGGCGGGGCCTTCGACAAGGCCATGGCGGACGGGGGCCCCTCCGGCGTCTACGTGGTGGTGGAGGACGTCGACGCCCACCACCGGCGGGCCGTGGAGCACGGGGTGGAGATCCTGATGGAGCCCACCGACCAGGACTACGGCTCCCGCGACTACATGGCCCGGGACGGCGAGGGCAACATCTGGAGCTTCGGGACGTACGCGCCGCAGGTCTGACCGATCCGGCGGCGCGTCCGTCCGTACGCCCGTACGCGCTTGCCCGCTTCCTACGCGCCGCCGGTGTGGACCTGGAAGGCGGCGCGGCGTACCGCCTTGGCCAGGGCCGGGTCGGGGTGCGCGGCCGCCAGGGCGACCAGGACCTGCACGGTGCGCGGGTGGCCGACCGCGCGGACCTCGTCCAGCAGCCGCGGGACGGTGGTGCGGACCGCGGAGTCGAGGTGCCGGGCCAGCAGCTCGGCCTCGCCGTGGTCGGCGATGGCCGCGGCGGTGTCCACCCAGAGCCAGGTCGACTCCTCGGCGGTGAGGACGTCCTGGGCGTCGTCGGGGTCCACGCCGTCGTGCTCGGCGAGCCAGAGCAGGGCGTAGGGCCGCAGGGCCGGTTCGCGCACGGTGGCGCGCACCTCGGGCTCGGCGGGGGCGCCGACCACGCGGAGCGCCTCGAAGGCGAGCCCGCGCAGCAGGGCGTCCTCGCCCCGGGCGGCCTGGAGCAGCTCGGCGACGGCGTGGCCGACGGGCCGGGCGGCGAGCCAGGCCTGGTACTCGGCGCGGGCCGGACCGGGGGTGAGGCGGGCGCAGCCGTGCAGCATGGCGGCGGCGGACTGCTCGATGTTCCCGGCCGGGCTCTGCGCGGCCACGCAGATCTGCTCCAGCTTGACCCAGACGGCCCAGCTGCCGAGCGGGGTGAGGGTGGCCCGGGCGGGGCCGAGGGTGACGGCGTCCACGGCGGCGAGTCCGCCGAGCGCCCAGCGCAGCAGGCGGGCGAGCGGGACGGGGGCGGCGGCGCCGGCCGCCCGCTCGGCGTCATCGCCGCCGTCGGCGGCATCGGAGCCGTCGGCCGGGCCGGACGGGCCGGGCACGCCGACCGAGCCGGACACGCCGGACGGTCCGGAGGCGTCGGACGGGGCGTCGTAGGGGACTTCGCACCGTTCGTCGCGCAGCTCGGTGACCCGCTGGCCCAGCAGGTCGAGCAGGTCGGGGACGGTCACGGGACCGGCGGACAGCTGGAGGAGCGACAAGAGCTGCGGCATCGCCTCGACCACCTCGGCGACGACCGCGGGGGCGATGTCGGCGGGGGCCGGGTGGACCAGCGACCAGGCGTCGAAGAGCGCGACCCAGCCGCGCAGTACGGCGGTGTCGTCGCGGTCCCAGGCGCGCAGTCGCCAGCCGGGCCGGGCATGGCCGCCGTGTACCTCCACCAGACCGGCGAGCCGGGCGCGGTCCCAGCCGACCCGGATCTGGCCGTGCGTCAGGCCCAGTTCCCCGGCGGCCCGTTCGACATCGGCGGCGGGCAGCGCGCCCGCCGGGGCGGGCCGCCCGCCGTCGCCCGCGCCGAGGTGCAGCTCGGCCCAGCGGGCCAGCCGTACCGCGTCGGCGAGCGACGCGCGGGCCCGGTTCGCCAGCTCGGCGGTGGCGGGTGTGCCCGCCGGAGGCCGGGAGGCGGGACGGCTGCGCCGGTCGGTCACCGCCTTGCGGGCCGCGGCGACGGACCGCGGGGAGACGAGTCGGAGTCTGGAGTCGCGAGCCAACTGCTCATCAGGCTTTCGGGACGTCACGGAAGCAGTCTCGCCCGTCACTGGCCGAAAGCCCAAACGGAATGGGCCGCTTCCACTGGTCGACACGCGGGCAGACCAGGACAACCCACCCTCCCCGCCCCGCATGTGACAGGGCCTTCACCGCAGCGTCACACACCCCGCCGAGGTCAGCGTCACACGCGGGGTCACATAAGAGGGGTCAGGAACCGGCGCAGCGCCTCCTCGTAGCGCGCCGGGTCGGCGTTCCACATCGCCCCGTGCGGGGCGTCGCGGACGGTCTGCAGGGTGACGAGGTCCGGCCGGGCGTCCGCGAGCCGGCGGGAGGGCTCCCAGGGGGCGAGGGTGTCGTCCGGGCCGTGGAAGATCAGCACGGGCACCTTCAGCGCGGCGGCGTCCGCGCCCGGGGCCCGCCGGTCGGCCGTCCGCAGTCCCGCGCGCCCCTCGGCGGCCCGGATCGCGAGCGGCAGCAGCGGGGCCGGGGTGCGGCGGGCGGCCACGAGCGCGCGCAGCGTGGCGTGCCAGTCGAGCACCGGCGAGTCCAGCACGAGCCCGGCGATCCGGCCGGCCAGCGCCGAGCGCTCGGCGGCATGCAGGGCCATGGCGGCGCCGGTGGACCAGCCGTGCAGGACGACCCGGCGGGCGCCGTAGCGCAGGGCGTAGCGGATGGCGGCGTCCAGGTCCCGCCACTCGGACTCGCCGAGGTGGCCCAGGCCGTCGGGGGAGGCGGGGGCACCGAGGTCGCCCCGGTAGGCCAGGTCGAGGACCGGCAGCCGTTGGCGGTGCAGGAACGGCATGACCACCATGGGGTGCTCCCGGCCGGCGCCGAGCCCGTGCACGGTGATCACCCACGTGTCACGGGCGGCGGGCACGAACCAGGCCGGCAGCGGGCCGAGCTCCCCGGGGACGTCGACGTCGGCGTGGTCGAGCCCGAGGGCGGTGCGCGGGTTGCCGAGGTGGACCTGGGGCGTGAGGGTGACGCGGGTGCCGGGTTCGAGGCTGCCGTGGGTGACGGCGAGCAGCCTGCGCACGACGGTGTCCGGGCCGTGCGGGACGTCGGTGAGGACGGGGCCGACCACCGCGTGCACGCCGGGCGCGGCCAGTCCGTAGGTACCGGGCAGCAGGGAGGCGAGCGAGCGGGTCAGCGCGACCCGGCCGGCGGCGGCGCCGTGGACGCTGAGCCTCGGCCCGCCGGGCAGCGGGCGGCCGGGTTCGGGCCGCAGGGCCGCGTCCGCCGCGTACCGGCCGGCGGCGATCGCGGCCGCCCCGGCTCCCAGGAGCGTCGTCGTGACGGCCGCGGCCGTCACCGTTGCGGTGCGCACCGCTCCAGTGTCGGCGCGCGGGGTCGCGGGGGCCACCGGAGCGCCGCGACGGAGTCGGGGGAACGGCCGATGGAGCGCCTCCTTCCGGCGATAAGCGGAACGAGGGACGGAGCACGCCCGCGGCGAGCGGCCCGAGGAGTGATCTAGGTCTCTTCGGGGTCCCTGGGGAGGTGGTCGAACACGCCGCGCCCGCGACCCGCGGGCGTTCGTTCACCCGCCCTTGACGTGCATTAATCGATATATCTACGCCTGAATCCGGACGAAGGTCGTGATGGCGGGACGGCCCGCTCCACCACACCGCCCATTTCAGTTCACCTTCCGTTCATCCAGGTTGCCTACGGTCCACCTGCCACTGACGTCAAACAGAAGCCTGGGTAAATGGAGCACATAACGCTTCTCCTCGGGATCGTGATCATCACCGCTCTCGTGTTCGACTTCACGAACGGTTTCCACGACACAGCCAACGCGATGGCTACCACCATCTCGACCGGCGCCCTCAAGCCCAAGACGGCGGTGGCCATGTCCGCCGTGCTCAACCTCGTCGGCGCGTTCATGTCCGTGGAGGTCGCCAAGACGATCTCCAAGGGCCTGATCAACGAGGAGGGCATCCAGCCCGAAGTGATCTTCGCGGCCCTGGTCGGCGCGATCCTCTGGAACCTCGTCACCTGGCTGGTGGGGCTCCCCTCCAGCTCGTCCCACGCCCTGATGGGCGGTCTGATCGGTGCCGCGGTCGCCTCCGCCGGCATCGGCGCGGTCAACGGCGGCGTCGTCGTCACCAAGGTGCTGATCCCGGCCGTCGCCGCCCCGATCGTGGCCGGTGTGGCCGCGATGCTGGCCGCCAAGGTCACGTACAAGCTCGGCGGCAAGGTCGGCGAGAAGACCGCCACCAAGGGCTACCGCGCCGGGCAGATCGCCTCGGCCGGTCTCGTCTCCCTCGCGCACGGCACCAACGACGCGCAGAAGACGATGGGCATCATCACCCTCGCGCTCGTCGCGGGCGGCGCCCTGGACTCGGGTGCGAACCCGCCGGTGTGGGTCATCATCTCCGCCGGTCTGGCCATCGCGCTCGGCACCTCCCTCGGCGGCTGGCGCATCATCCGGACCATGGGCAGCGGCCTGACCGACCTGCAGCCGCAGCAGGGCTTCGCCGCCCAGACCTCGG
This genomic window contains:
- a CDS encoding inorganic phosphate transporter — protein: MEHITLLLGIVIITALVFDFTNGFHDTANAMATTISTGALKPKTAVAMSAVLNLVGAFMSVEVAKTISKGLINEEGIQPEVIFAALVGAILWNLVTWLVGLPSSSSHALMGGLIGAAVASAGIGAVNGGVVVTKVLIPAVAAPIVAGVAAMLAAKVTYKLGGKVGEKTATKGYRAGQIASAGLVSLAHGTNDAQKTMGIITLALVAGGALDSGANPPVWVIISAGLAIALGTSLGGWRIIRTMGSGLTDLQPQQGFAAQTSAASVILASSSLGFSLSTTHACSGAVMGAGLGRKGGVVRWSTATRMFIAWGLTLPAAALVASGAELVMRSGDIGVAAVAVFLVGSCVAIWVISRRQVVDHQNVNDVRSAAAEEPGVVTTAIAAVTVPPTVAAAGAAGAPGTTAAVTDEDLKATIPAAAPTTPTAPAAAV
- a CDS encoding alpha/beta hydrolase; amino-acid sequence: MRTATVTAAAVTTTLLGAGAAAIAAGRYAADAALRPEPGRPLPGGPRLSVHGAAAGRVALTRSLASLLPGTYGLAAPGVHAVVGPVLTDVPHGPDTVVRRLLAVTHGSLEPGTRVTLTPQVHLGNPRTALGLDHADVDVPGELGPLPAWFVPAARDTWVITVHGLGAGREHPMVVMPFLHRQRLPVLDLAYRGDLGAPASPDGLGHLGESEWRDLDAAIRYALRYGARRVVLHGWSTGAAMALHAAERSALAGRIAGLVLDSPVLDWHATLRALVAARRTPAPLLPLAIRAAEGRAGLRTADRRAPGADAAALKVPVLIFHGPDDTLAPWEPSRRLADARPDLVTLQTVRDAPHGAMWNADPARYEEALRRFLTPLM
- a CDS encoding VOC family protein, which translates into the protein MAGVPTIYPTLVFADAKAAIKLLTEAFGFTQVAVYEGDDGSVVHAELSYGNGMVMLGSKGRGGAFDKAMADGGPSGVYVVVEDVDAHHRRAVEHGVEILMEPTDQDYGSRDYMARDGEGNIWSFGTYAPQV
- a CDS encoding neutral zinc metallopeptidase: MQFDDNANLDTSEVKDVRGSRIPGGRATVGGGLVGLVALLLGLLFGVGPEQLGLSEGSPDPAATSSSAAQVQQACRTGQDANTREDCRLVAVVNSTQDFWRQEFQKRGGQYRPASTVFFTGRVNTACGAATSAVGPFYCPVDRQVYLDLGFFDELRTKFGASGGPFAQAYVVAHEYGHHIQNLLGTLQKAQDGQQGANSNAVKVELQADCYAGVWAHNATRTPDESTGKPLITQLTDQDIRDGLDAAAAVGDDRIQEKFQGRVTPESWTHGSAEQRQQWFYQGYRTGDMAQCNTFR